TGCAAATGCTCTGGCGACTTGACTTTTCAGTTTCATGGCTTATTGCTCAAATTGCTCGTCGTTTTAGGCTTCTTTTACAATGCTATGAAGGAGAGGGTATGACCCGCGATGTATGGCAGGGGAAAGACCTTCACCCTTTTGAAGCGGAAAAGGTCATCACTATGAAAGAAAAATATAGCCTCTCTGAAGTACGCCGAACCTTTGCTCTTTTGCGCACCGCAGACAGGCTAATTAAAACCCAAAGTGTGGATCCCAGAATTACATTAACCCGGATTATAGGGGAAATTATGAGTGAATCGTGGTCCGATTCAACCGCCGAGCAAGCCTTGATTTAATCCGCGCTGCTTTGTTTTTGTGAAAAACACCTTTGCTAACAGCCATGTCAACTTTTTTGGCTACTTCGCTCAAGAAAGCCCTGGCTTCTTCGGTTTTTCCGCTGTTCACGAGTTCCAAGAATCTTTTCACATATGTCTTTGCACTTGATTTTACGCTTTTATTACGCAATCTCCTCTTTTCGCTTTT
This genomic window from Atribacterota bacterium contains:
- the rpsT gene encoding 30S ribosomal protein S20; translation: MPNTKSAWKNLRKSEKRRLRNKSVKSSAKTYVKRFLELVNSGKTEEARAFLSEVAKKVDMAVSKGVFHKNKAARIKSRLARRLNRTTIHS